The Pseudodesulfovibrio sp. zrk46 genome contains a region encoding:
- a CDS encoding dihydrofolate reductase family protein has protein sequence MPNIVYVGASLDGYIADRNGGLEWLGMVPNPDNSDYGFAEFMDSIDALLMGRKTLETVLEFGCEWPYSKSVFVLSGTMTEVPDAVKDKVEIVNDTLENVVSALNTKGFERLYVDGGQLVQGCLNADLIDELIITRIPILLGGGTPLFGALPSHLEFDHIETTVLLGEMVKSHYKRKR, from the coding sequence ATGCCCAACATCGTGTACGTAGGAGCCAGCCTGGATGGCTATATTGCTGACAGGAACGGCGGCCTCGAGTGGCTTGGAATGGTGCCGAACCCGGACAACAGCGATTACGGTTTTGCGGAGTTCATGGACTCGATTGATGCCCTGCTCATGGGACGCAAGACATTGGAAACCGTTCTGGAATTTGGCTGTGAATGGCCCTACTCAAAATCGGTGTTCGTGTTGAGCGGCACCATGACCGAAGTGCCGGACGCAGTGAAAGACAAGGTGGAAATCGTCAACGACACCTTGGAAAACGTAGTATCGGCATTAAACACGAAAGGATTTGAGCGGTTGTATGTTGATGGCGGACAACTTGTTCAGGGATGCCTGAACGCAGATCTGATCGACGAATTGATCATCACCCGAATTCCGATCCTGCTGGGAGGAGGCACGCCCCTGTTCGGAGCCCTGCCCAGTCATCTCGAATTTGATCACATCGAGACCACTGTCCTACTGGGTGAGATGGTCAAATCTCACTACAAACGCAAAAGATAG
- a CDS encoding TetR/AcrR family transcriptional regulator — translation MTVKLKRRGRPGRDEEGLSAEAIVDCFRTTMLERGELPTIRQVAEKLDVDPMAIYHYFKNKAVLLEAVAVSLMESIYRPTGAREWQEELRELCRSYLALLQDHTGLLETMLSMTTIGPAEVFAERFQIVMQPLGLSDGELKNALDLLADYLHGFALAMRCNWSSEELTYDMLEGPLSLYVRGLEVEAKAA, via the coding sequence ATGACTGTCAAGTTGAAGAGGCGCGGCCGTCCCGGACGGGACGAGGAGGGTCTGAGCGCCGAAGCTATAGTGGATTGTTTCCGGACGACGATGTTGGAGCGTGGCGAGTTGCCGACCATTAGACAGGTGGCCGAAAAGCTCGATGTCGATCCCATGGCGATCTACCATTATTTCAAGAACAAGGCGGTGCTGCTCGAAGCAGTGGCCGTTTCTCTGATGGAATCAATTTACCGCCCCACCGGGGCCCGGGAGTGGCAGGAAGAGTTGCGTGAGTTGTGTCGCAGCTATCTCGCGCTGCTTCAGGACCACACCGGTTTGTTGGAGACCATGCTGTCCATGACCACGATTGGTCCGGCGGAGGTCTTTGCGGAGCGGTTTCAGATAGTGATGCAGCCCCTCGGTCTGAGCGACGGGGAGCTCAAGAATGCATTGGATTTACTGGCAGATTATCTGCACGGTTTTGCGCTGGCCATGCGCTGCAACTGGAGTAGTGAGGAACTGACCTACGATATGCTCGAAGGTCCGCTCTCGTTGTATGTGCGTGGTCTTGAGGTAGAGGCCAAAGCGGCCTAG
- a CDS encoding class II fumarate hydratase: MTAYRTESDSLGTVAVPADKLWGAQTQRALNLFDIGTDPMPAEMVEAYAILKKACARANLGAEQLPRQAHDLIVRVCDELLSGDHADMFPLPVWISGSGTQFNMNVNEVISNRCSQLTDRPLGSKEPVHPNDHVNRCQSTNDNFPSAMYMAAAMGVVRDLLPITREFADSLSSHAEAWKNIVKIGRTHMQDATPLTLGQEFSGYAGLIDDNIVRIEAALEDVYKLPLGGTAVGTGINTYPGFDRDAVGHIVDLTGLPFVPAPNKFTVQGSHDALVHLSASLKTLANALYKIACDIRLLACGPRAGLAELILPANEPGSSIMPGKVNPTQAEALTMVALQVMAADQAVTLGGSGGMLEMNVYKPLMIHNLLQSIRNLSGAMRAFKVNLLDGLTANHDRIADLLSRSLMLVTALNPAIGYENAAKIALHAHRNGLTLKQSALELQLVSEADFDRIVDPQKMV; the protein is encoded by the coding sequence ATGACGGCGTATAGAACGGAATCAGACAGCCTCGGCACTGTGGCGGTGCCTGCGGACAAACTCTGGGGCGCCCAGACCCAGCGCGCGCTCAATCTCTTTGATATCGGCACGGATCCCATGCCTGCGGAGATGGTGGAGGCTTACGCCATCCTCAAGAAGGCATGTGCCCGGGCCAATCTCGGGGCAGAGCAGTTACCCCGGCAGGCCCATGATCTCATCGTGCGTGTCTGCGATGAACTCCTTTCCGGCGACCATGCCGACATGTTTCCGCTCCCGGTCTGGATCTCCGGCAGCGGCACCCAGTTCAACATGAACGTCAACGAGGTCATCAGTAACCGCTGTTCCCAGCTTACGGACCGTCCGCTCGGCTCCAAGGAGCCCGTCCATCCCAACGATCACGTCAATCGTTGCCAGTCTACCAACGACAACTTTCCGTCCGCCATGTACATGGCCGCTGCCATGGGCGTGGTGCGCGATCTTCTGCCGATCACGCGTGAATTCGCCGACTCACTGTCCTCCCATGCCGAGGCGTGGAAGAACATCGTCAAGATCGGGCGGACCCATATGCAGGACGCCACGCCCCTGACATTAGGGCAGGAGTTCTCAGGATATGCCGGGCTCATCGATGACAATATCGTCCGCATCGAGGCCGCGTTGGAGGATGTCTACAAGCTCCCGCTGGGCGGCACTGCCGTGGGAACAGGCATCAACACCTATCCGGGCTTTGACAGGGACGCTGTCGGACATATCGTTGACCTCACAGGTCTTCCTTTTGTCCCGGCGCCCAACAAGTTCACTGTGCAGGGCAGCCATGATGCGCTGGTGCATCTCTCGGCCTCGCTCAAGACGCTGGCCAATGCCCTCTACAAGATCGCCTGTGACATCCGCCTGCTCGCCTGCGGTCCCCGGGCCGGGCTGGCAGAATTGATACTGCCCGCCAACGAGCCCGGGTCGTCCATCATGCCGGGCAAGGTCAACCCCACACAGGCCGAGGCATTGACCATGGTCGCGTTGCAGGTCATGGCCGCGGATCAGGCCGTCACACTTGGCGGATCGGGCGGGATGCTGGAGATGAATGTGTATAAGCCGCTCATGATCCACAACCTTCTCCAATCCATCCGCAACCTGTCCGGAGCCATGCGCGCCTTCAAGGTAAATCTCCTCGACGGGCTCACGGCCAACCATGACAGAATCGCAGACCTGCTCTCGCGTTCCTTGATGCTGGTCACGGCCCTCAATCCGGCCATAGGGTACGAAAATGCCGCCAAAATTGCCCTTCACGCGCATCGGAATGGCCTTACTCTGAAGCAGTCAGCGCTTGAACTACAACTTGTCTCAGAGGCCGATTTCGACCGCATCGTTGATCCGCAGAAGATGGTCTAG
- a CDS encoding PLP-dependent aminotransferase family protein has product MTIYSPLIDRDEGPLYKALADAIERDIQKGILTPGERLPTHRDLADELGMNVSTITRGYSEAEKRGLLSGTVGRGTFVASDAVTSTSMVSFEPAAAGMLEMGLISPFYHLDPDVTEGIKRISRRKDPTSFMRYTDPRGMPDHREAGARWAARYGLECGAEDVIVTAGAQHALTCCLSGLFRPGDRIAADALTYPGMKTLATMLGIRLVPIAMDDEGMMPEALDAACRRDRIKGVYVMPGVHNPTTATMSGKRRDEIARLADAHDLIIIEDDAYDLTAPGMLDPVGSRVRHRSVYVAGMSKSLAAGLRVAFVVAPKPYRKPLAQAVLNTIWMAPPLNGELAAMWINDGTADQVVEIKRAEAARRYMVACDMLEGLRFRGKPTGFYLWVELPEPWTGQALEKAAQADGVSVFGAEKFVVGETKPPAAARISLTGVQDMEEFRKGLWILTNILSGTK; this is encoded by the coding sequence ATGACAATATATTCTCCACTCATCGACCGGGACGAAGGGCCGCTCTACAAGGCGCTGGCAGACGCCATTGAACGGGACATTCAGAAGGGCATTCTGACGCCCGGCGAGCGACTGCCCACTCACCGCGATCTGGCGGACGAGCTGGGCATGAACGTGTCCACGATCACCCGCGGGTATAGTGAAGCGGAGAAGCGCGGGCTGCTGTCTGGCACCGTGGGGCGGGGCACCTTCGTAGCCTCGGATGCAGTGACATCCACGTCCATGGTGTCCTTTGAGCCGGCAGCGGCAGGCATGTTGGAGATGGGGCTGATCTCTCCGTTCTACCATCTGGACCCGGATGTCACCGAGGGCATCAAACGGATTTCTCGACGCAAAGATCCCACCTCTTTCATGCGCTATACCGACCCGCGCGGCATGCCGGATCACCGGGAGGCCGGGGCGCGATGGGCTGCACGGTACGGTCTTGAGTGCGGGGCCGAGGACGTGATCGTCACGGCCGGAGCGCAACATGCCCTGACCTGTTGCCTCAGCGGATTGTTCCGGCCTGGCGACCGCATTGCGGCGGACGCCCTGACCTATCCGGGCATGAAGACCCTTGCGACCATGCTGGGCATCCGGCTGGTGCCCATTGCCATGGATGACGAGGGCATGATGCCCGAAGCGCTGGACGCAGCCTGTCGACGCGACAGGATCAAGGGCGTGTACGTCATGCCCGGCGTGCATAATCCCACTACGGCCACCATGTCTGGCAAGCGTCGGGACGAGATTGCCCGACTGGCCGATGCCCATGACCTGATCATCATCGAGGATGACGCCTACGACCTGACCGCGCCGGGCATGCTGGATCCGGTGGGGAGCAGGGTGCGACATCGTTCTGTCTATGTGGCCGGAATGTCGAAGTCGCTGGCTGCCGGATTGCGCGTGGCCTTTGTGGTGGCGCCCAAACCGTATCGCAAACCGTTGGCGCAGGCGGTGCTCAACACCATCTGGATGGCGCCGCCCCTCAATGGCGAGCTGGCCGCCATGTGGATCAATGACGGCACCGCGGATCAGGTGGTGGAGATCAAGCGGGCAGAGGCGGCGCGGCGATACATGGTCGCCTGTGACATGCTGGAAGGGCTCCGTTTCCGTGGCAAACCCACCGGATTTTATCTTTGGGTAGAGTTGCCCGAACCATGGACAGGGCAGGCGCTGGAAAAGGCGGCCCAGGCCGATGGTGTGAGCGTATTCGGCGCAGAAAAGTTCGTAGTGGGCGAGACAAAACCCCCTGCGGCGGCCCGAATCTCCCTCACTGGCGTTCAGGATATGGAGGAATTCCGCAAGGGGTTGTGGATATTGACCAATATTCTGAGTGGAACGAAATAG
- the torT gene encoding TMAO reductase system periplasmic protein TorT, with translation MALGTVAYERWQSLVMGVSCVVLLLVLGSVPVRAEDEQWWPIQVKSYYGEYEVSKKKPGRPARSFGRARLEEWAPPMISGNYYRIGVSFPHMKDDYWVAVNYGIIQEARRLGIGVDLREAGGYTNLKQQIKQLRELARSGVDGILVGAISYDGLDDVIREIRKQGVHVVGIVNGIRAPAISAKAMVSYYDMGFYAGEFVVRHAEQAGKANIKLAFFPGPKESSWAPDSYDGFTDALKYYSGKASMTDVRWGDTGRAIQWNLIEKSLNNNSDVDYLVGNAVAAEAAADIVRTMKLEGRMTLVSTYLNASLYDKIADGRVAAAPSDLTVFQGRMAVDMLVRLLNGEQAGRDFPFRSGPFIPVVTTKDAARYPYEGLFGPRRYQPIYAMEPKG, from the coding sequence ATGGCGTTAGGGACGGTAGCGTATGAACGGTGGCAGTCGCTGGTGATGGGAGTCTCCTGCGTTGTGCTGTTGCTGGTGCTTGGTTCGGTCCCGGTGCGGGCTGAAGACGAGCAGTGGTGGCCTATTCAGGTCAAGAGCTACTACGGCGAGTATGAGGTCTCGAAAAAGAAGCCTGGTCGACCAGCCAGAAGCTTTGGACGGGCTCGGCTGGAAGAATGGGCGCCGCCGATGATTAGCGGGAATTACTATCGCATCGGTGTTTCCTTCCCCCACATGAAAGACGATTACTGGGTGGCCGTGAACTACGGAATCATCCAGGAAGCCCGGCGGCTGGGCATTGGGGTCGATCTGCGTGAGGCTGGCGGCTATACGAACCTGAAGCAGCAAATCAAGCAGCTGCGTGAACTGGCTCGTTCCGGTGTGGACGGCATCCTTGTCGGGGCAATCAGTTATGACGGTCTTGACGATGTCATCAGGGAAATCCGAAAGCAGGGTGTCCATGTGGTGGGCATTGTGAACGGTATTCGTGCTCCGGCCATTTCCGCCAAGGCCATGGTTTCCTATTACGACATGGGGTTCTACGCCGGGGAATTCGTGGTCCGGCATGCCGAGCAGGCTGGGAAAGCCAACATCAAGCTCGCATTTTTTCCCGGACCCAAGGAATCCAGTTGGGCGCCGGACAGCTACGATGGCTTCACGGATGCTCTCAAGTATTACTCGGGCAAGGCCTCCATGACTGATGTCCGGTGGGGGGATACTGGCCGGGCCATCCAGTGGAATCTGATCGAGAAGAGCCTGAACAATAATAGCGACGTGGACTATCTGGTGGGTAATGCGGTGGCTGCCGAGGCCGCTGCGGATATTGTCCGGACCATGAAGCTGGAAGGTCGCATGACACTGGTGTCCACGTATCTCAACGCCTCTCTCTACGACAAAATCGCTGACGGCAGAGTGGCGGCCGCGCCGTCTGACCTCACCGTATTTCAGGGCCGTATGGCCGTGGATATGCTGGTGCGCCTCCTGAATGGCGAACAAGCCGGACGGGATTTTCCCTTCCGGTCAGGACCGTTCATCCCTGTGGTGACGACCAAGGATGCAGCACGGTATCCGTACGAAGGGCTGTTCGGTCCTCGCCGTTACCAGCCCATCTATGCAATGGAGCCCAAGGGGTAG
- a CDS encoding peptidoglycan DD-metalloendopeptidase family protein — MSQKSSSSLSSEDNATQGDAAASSESEVAIVEPDPEPEVLGEIVTLAAGDTLADVLAERGVSAQERFALSKAVSEYKDLRRLRPGDRMEILLTPEEKGKQRCVKRFRLVTDEMTLVEIRHDGHCAFTGSLRPIKHDTYLKSVSASIDSSFYLSARQQGVSRKIFTEFYNMLSARVDFQRSIRKGDTFSVVYEENDCRPLGTIHPGRLLYASLTHMGESIGYYRYTTMDGFSGFFDEDGQSLDTQLLKTPLSDGVLSSLFGKRKHPVLGYTRMHRGVDFSARYGTPILAAGDGIVEWAAWRGSFGRYVKLRHGNGFQTAYAHMSRIAKGMRPGVKVQQGDIIGYVGTSGVSTGPHLHYEVLRNGRQINPSTLKLPPARVLQGEDLRRFKERIKEFQGPIVGPPDLLHAQLS; from the coding sequence GTGTCCCAGAAAAGCTCCTCTTCGCTCTCTTCGGAAGACAACGCTACCCAAGGCGATGCTGCGGCCTCGTCTGAGTCAGAGGTAGCAATTGTCGAGCCTGATCCGGAACCGGAAGTGCTTGGTGAAATCGTGACCCTCGCGGCCGGAGACACGCTGGCCGATGTGCTGGCAGAGCGGGGCGTCTCCGCACAGGAACGATTTGCCTTGAGCAAAGCGGTTTCCGAATATAAGGATCTGCGCCGCCTGCGCCCGGGCGACCGCATGGAGATTCTTCTCACCCCTGAGGAAAAGGGCAAACAGCGCTGTGTGAAGCGTTTTCGACTGGTAACGGATGAGATGACGCTGGTGGAAATACGACACGATGGACACTGCGCCTTCACCGGCAGCCTGCGTCCCATCAAACACGATACCTATTTGAAGAGTGTCTCGGCCTCTATCGACTCCTCGTTCTATCTTTCCGCCCGTCAGCAGGGCGTTTCCCGCAAGATCTTCACCGAATTCTATAATATGCTCAGCGCCCGGGTGGATTTTCAGCGTTCCATCCGCAAGGGTGACACCTTTAGCGTGGTCTATGAGGAGAACGATTGCCGACCGCTGGGAACCATTCATCCCGGCAGGCTCCTGTATGCTTCTCTGACCCACATGGGCGAGTCCATCGGCTACTATCGCTATACGACCATGGACGGCTTCTCCGGCTTCTTTGACGAGGACGGGCAGTCGCTGGATACCCAACTGCTCAAGACTCCCTTGAGCGACGGCGTCCTTTCCTCCCTGTTCGGCAAGCGGAAGCACCCGGTGTTGGGATATACCCGCATGCATCGCGGCGTGGATTTTTCCGCCCGCTACGGGACACCCATTCTGGCTGCCGGAGACGGCATTGTGGAGTGGGCCGCCTGGAGGGGCTCCTTTGGTCGATACGTCAAGCTGCGCCATGGCAACGGTTTTCAGACCGCCTATGCCCACATGAGCCGCATTGCCAAGGGCATGCGTCCTGGCGTTAAGGTGCAGCAGGGTGACATTATCGGCTATGTGGGAACATCGGGTGTGTCCACGGGACCGCATCTCCATTACGAGGTTCTTCGCAACGGCAGGCAGATCAACCCCAGCACGTTGAAGCTGCCTCCGGCACGGGTCCTTCAGGGTGAAGATCTGCGCCGATTCAAGGAGCGGATCAAGGAGTTTCAGGGGCCCATCGTGGGACCGCCAGACTTGCTGCACGCTCAATTGTCATAA
- a CDS encoding LysE family translocator: MTMETYTAFLMFVIVMTGTPGMGNLSMMAIGQTTGFRSSLPFLLGTTVGAMTLDTTVALGLGGLFMTSPEAAWVMRILGMAYIIYLGWRIITMQLAEPGEGKRFTFVEGLFLHPTNPKSWTMAVVGFSQIANPNAPLLQQVAIFVLTFTVFQVSFHSLWGLAGVMIMRTLRSRNVMLAVNTVLVTVMVGATAYAMFI, from the coding sequence ATGACAATGGAGACGTATACCGCTTTTTTGATGTTCGTCATCGTCATGACGGGCACACCCGGCATGGGCAACCTGTCCATGATGGCCATCGGGCAGACCACCGGATTCCGGTCGTCCCTGCCCTTTCTACTGGGCACCACAGTGGGTGCCATGACACTGGACACCACCGTGGCGCTGGGCCTCGGCGGCCTGTTCATGACCTCGCCCGAGGCAGCATGGGTCATGCGCATCCTCGGCATGGCCTACATCATCTATCTCGGCTGGCGCATCATCACCATGCAGTTGGCGGAACCCGGCGAGGGAAAACGGTTCACTTTTGTGGAAGGCCTGTTCCTGCACCCGACCAATCCCAAGAGCTGGACCATGGCTGTGGTCGGATTCAGTCAGATCGCCAACCCGAACGCACCGCTGTTGCAGCAGGTTGCGATCTTTGTACTGACCTTCACGGTCTTTCAGGTCTCGTTCCACTCCCTCTGGGGGCTGGCAGGCGTGATGATCATGCGCACCCTGCGCTCCAGAAACGTAATGTTGGCCGTCAACACAGTGCTTGTCACCGTGATGGTGGGCGCCACCGCCTACGCGATGTTCATCTAG
- a CDS encoding DUF2959 domain-containing protein — protein sequence MKRLALSLTLFSLLFTFGCQKAYYAGMEKIGYDKREILADRVENARESQQDAKEQFANALERYRSVVNFDGGDLEDKYNTLNDEYEVSEARAEDVRDRIESVEDVAEALFEEWTEEIQQYTSSKLRRSSQQKLTATKSRYNKLIRAMKKASSKMDPVLAAFKDQVLYLKHNLNAKAIAALEGELGTIRSDVDTLIKEMEKSIAEADAFIKTLE from the coding sequence ATGAAACGGTTGGCCCTGTCTCTGACACTGTTTTCCCTGCTTTTCACCTTCGGCTGTCAGAAGGCCTACTACGCAGGCATGGAGAAGATCGGATACGATAAGCGTGAAATCCTGGCGGATCGCGTGGAGAACGCCCGCGAATCCCAACAGGATGCCAAAGAGCAGTTTGCGAACGCCCTTGAACGCTACCGTTCCGTGGTCAATTTCGATGGTGGCGACCTTGAGGACAAGTACAACACCCTCAACGACGAGTACGAAGTCAGCGAAGCTCGCGCCGAAGACGTGCGTGACCGCATCGAATCCGTCGAGGACGTGGCCGAAGCCCTGTTCGAAGAGTGGACCGAGGAAATTCAGCAGTACACCAGCTCCAAGCTGCGCCGCTCCAGCCAGCAGAAGCTGACCGCCACCAAGTCCCGCTACAACAAGCTGATCCGCGCCATGAAGAAGGCCAGCAGCAAGATGGACCCTGTACTGGCAGCCTTCAAGGATCAGGTGCTCTACCTGAAGCACAATCTCAACGCCAAGGCCATCGCTGCACTGGAAGGCGAGCTGGGCACCATCCGCTCCGACGTTGACACCCTGATCAAGGAGATGGAGAAGTCCATCGCCGAAGCAGACGCCTTCATCAAGACGCTGGAATAA
- a CDS encoding cache domain-containing protein, translating to MWQFIRDMRIRNKLFFSYSILLVVGALVAGWFVYSQVRTIIQERIESELQRTTASIATMVRTNATVSIKNYLRAVAEKNLDMVRHLERRAARGLISEEEAKAEAGRLLLSQTIGKTGFIYIMNSEGVMLVHPQRSLVDVDVSGLTFARDQIKQKEGFYEYGWREILEKVERPKVAYMVYFEPWDWIISVSTYTEEFSELVKIDDFRERMFELGFGKSGYPFVLNYAGFLLIHPHLQGKHFDQYNDARLAAVARRIVTERNGSFEYMWRNPGEEEYRRKVVYFTDIPEMGWVVASSSYFDDFYAPLKAIGYVIVLASVALMLLVLPISMWIGSVISHPLKQLQQKFSQAASGDFSARMEVHSKDEVGLLSGYYNTFMDRLTSYSDDLQNEIAERKRAEQELIDMDKAKTMFLSAASHELRTPLTSIIGFLRLMEKNFDKYFLPVLRKEPGLETRVRRFSDNLGVVRSESDRLGRLVNDLLDLNKIESGRMEWRNEPLHVSAILKQASESISGYAAKNAEVDFRVSYPLVEVSISADSDRIHQVLINLLSNGFKYTDEGEVTLSAAPVPGGVEFRVCDTGRGIAPEDREKIFDIFYQVQDVNFRSSKVFGTGLGLAISRQIVAHYGGDLTVESTPGEGSCFIFVIPSDTVVT from the coding sequence ATGTGGCAGTTCATTCGTGACATGCGCATCCGCAACAAGCTGTTCTTCAGCTATTCCATCCTGCTCGTAGTAGGGGCTCTGGTTGCGGGCTGGTTTGTCTACTCTCAGGTCCGCACCATCATTCAGGAGAGGATTGAAAGTGAACTGCAAAGGACCACCGCGTCCATTGCGACCATGGTGCGCACCAACGCCACTGTCTCCATCAAGAACTACCTTCGCGCCGTAGCGGAAAAGAATCTGGACATGGTTCGCCATCTTGAGCGCCGGGCGGCCCGTGGCCTTATCTCCGAAGAAGAGGCCAAGGCCGAAGCCGGGCGACTGCTGTTGTCCCAGACCATCGGCAAGACCGGGTTCATCTACATCATGAATTCCGAGGGCGTCATGCTGGTGCATCCCCAACGGAGTCTGGTGGACGTGGATGTCTCCGGGCTGACTTTTGCCCGGGATCAGATCAAGCAAAAGGAAGGGTTTTACGAGTACGGCTGGCGTGAAATCCTGGAGAAGGTGGAGCGGCCCAAGGTCGCCTACATGGTCTATTTTGAGCCGTGGGACTGGATTATCTCGGTATCCACCTACACCGAGGAGTTCAGCGAACTGGTCAAAATCGACGATTTTCGCGAGCGCATGTTCGAGCTGGGGTTCGGCAAGTCCGGCTATCCCTTTGTGCTGAACTATGCTGGCTTCCTTCTCATCCACCCGCATCTGCAGGGCAAGCATTTCGACCAGTATAACGACGCCCGGCTCGCTGCGGTGGCCAGACGGATCGTCACGGAACGTAACGGCTCCTTCGAGTACATGTGGCGCAATCCCGGCGAAGAGGAGTACCGGCGCAAGGTCGTCTATTTCACGGATATTCCCGAAATGGGCTGGGTTGTGGCCTCTTCCAGTTATTTCGACGACTTCTACGCACCGCTGAAGGCCATCGGTTACGTGATCGTGCTGGCCTCTGTGGCGCTCATGCTGCTGGTACTCCCTATCTCCATGTGGATCGGGTCTGTCATCTCCCATCCCCTCAAGCAACTGCAACAGAAGTTCTCCCAGGCGGCGAGCGGCGACTTTTCCGCACGCATGGAGGTCCATTCCAAAGACGAGGTCGGGTTGCTGTCCGGCTACTACAACACCTTCATGGATCGCCTCACCTCCTACAGTGACGATCTGCAGAACGAGATCGCAGAGCGCAAGCGCGCGGAGCAGGAGCTCATCGATATGGACAAGGCCAAGACCATGTTTCTGTCTGCCGCCTCTCACGAGCTGCGCACTCCACTGACGTCCATCATCGGTTTCCTCAGGCTCATGGAGAAGAATTTCGACAAATATTTCCTGCCGGTGCTACGCAAGGAGCCCGGGCTGGAAACTCGTGTCAGGCGATTTTCTGACAATCTTGGCGTCGTACGCAGTGAATCAGATCGATTGGGCCGTCTGGTCAATGACCTGTTGGACCTCAACAAGATCGAGTCCGGGCGTATGGAGTGGCGCAACGAGCCATTGCATGTGTCGGCCATCCTCAAGCAGGCGTCGGAGTCCATATCCGGCTACGCGGCCAAAAACGCCGAAGTGGATTTCCGGGTATCGTATCCCTTGGTGGAAGTCTCCATCAGTGCGGACAGTGACCGTATTCATCAGGTGCTCATCAACCTGTTGAGCAACGGCTTCAAGTATACGGATGAGGGCGAAGTAACCCTTTCCGCCGCCCCGGTGCCGGGAGGGGTGGAGTTCCGTGTGTGCGACACCGGGCGGGGCATCGCGCCCGAGGACCGGGAAAAGATTTTCGACATATTCTATCAGGTGCAGGATGTGAATTTCCGCTCCAGCAAGGTCTTCGGCACTGGGCTGGGACTGGCCATCAGCCGCCAGATAGTGGCTCACTATGGCGGCGACCTCACTGTGGAGTCCACGCCGGGTGAGGGAAGTTGTTTTATCTTTGTTATCCCATCGGATACCGTGGTGACCTGA
- a CDS encoding LysR family transcriptional regulator ArgP, translated as MLDYKLVEAFAVVAREGGFEKAAKVLHLTQSAVSQRVKLLEEQTGCILLVRSTPPKPTPAGREMLKHYRQVRQLEMDLGPGFGREQDGFVTLPVGINADSLATWFFPAVGDYLAENPVLLDLAVDDQAQTHRLLKDGEVLGCISDRSEPFQGCRVEYLGDQVYNLYCTPNYKEKWFNDGLTLERVLKAPTLIFNRKDLMHGILLEEALGQPVPYFNAFYLPSSEKFAPTIARGLVCGMLPPQQANEYVERGELIDLVPGHSFTVHLHWHCWNLESGELGRFTDALVAGAHRELKV; from the coding sequence ATGCTCGATTACAAATTAGTGGAAGCGTTTGCCGTGGTGGCCCGTGAAGGCGGCTTTGAAAAGGCGGCCAAAGTGCTGCATCTGACCCAATCTGCCGTATCGCAACGGGTCAAACTGCTGGAAGAACAGACAGGGTGCATCCTGCTTGTTCGGTCCACGCCACCCAAGCCGACCCCGGCGGGCCGAGAGATGCTCAAGCATTACCGGCAGGTGCGTCAGCTAGAGATGGACCTCGGCCCGGGCTTTGGGCGTGAGCAGGACGGTTTTGTCACTCTTCCCGTTGGCATCAACGCCGACTCCCTTGCCACATGGTTTTTCCCGGCGGTGGGCGATTATCTCGCCGAGAACCCCGTGCTCCTCGATCTGGCCGTGGATGACCAGGCCCAGACCCACCGCCTGCTCAAGGACGGCGAGGTGCTTGGCTGCATCAGTGACCGCAGCGAGCCGTTTCAAGGATGTCGCGTCGAGTACCTTGGCGATCAAGTTTACAATTTGTATTGCACTCCGAATTACAAAGAGAAATGGTTCAATGATGGCTTGACATTAGAGAGGGTTCTCAAGGCCCCTACCCTCATCTTCAACCGCAAGGATTTGATGCACGGTATTCTTCTTGAGGAGGCACTCGGGCAGCCTGTTCCCTACTTCAACGCCTTCTATCTGCCCTCTTCAGAGAAGTTTGCGCCCACCATCGCTCGCGGGCTCGTCTGTGGCATGCTTCCACCACAGCAGGCCAATGAATACGTGGAACGTGGCGAACTCATTGACCTTGTCCCCGGTCACTCTTTCACTGTTCATCTTCACTGGCATTGCTGGAATCTCGAGTCCGGCGAGCTTGGGCGATTCACTGACGCGCTGGTGGCCGGAGCACATCGTGAGTTGAAGGTATAG